Within the Bacillota bacterium genome, the region ACGACGTCTCGCTGCCGGCCACGGTCGCCTTCTCGCTCCTCACCCAGCTCGCCGCCCTGCCCTTCTTCGTCTGGGTGGAGCGCCACCATCCGCAGGCGGTGGCCGCAGCGGGAGAGGCGTGAGGCGGGGAGGCGGAGGCGGGCGAGAGCGACGAGGAGGCGGCCTTGCGCGAGATCGAGGAGGAGTCGGGCGCGACCGGATCCGTGGTGGGCGGTCGACCATCGGGTACCGCTTCCTTCGCCCGGGCGGGATGGGGGAGACAGAGGGAGAGGCGGAAAAGGAAGCCCGCTTCTTCCTGGTCCGCGCCGAGCGAGGCGAGCCGCAGCACGCCCGCGGACCAGTGCGAGGAGGGAGTCGGGTGGCCGGTTGGGAGCGCGAGAGCGTAGCCGACGAGCTGGAGGAGCTGGCCGCACTGGCGCGCGGCTCGGGAGTCGCCTCCTCGGCCCGGGCGCTGGAGGAGCTGGCCGCGCGGGTGCGGGAGGACCGCTTCCGGCTGCTGGTGGTCGGCCAGTTCAAACGCGGGAAGTCGACGCTGGTCAACGCGCTCCTGGGCGAGGAAGTCCTGCCCATGGGCGTGCTGCCGCTCACCTCGGTGGCCACCGAGATCGTGGCCGGTCCGGAGCGCGAGGCGCGCATCCGCTATCGCGACGGGCGCGGGGAGCGCGTCGGCCTGGAGCGGCTGGGCGACTTCGTCAGCGAGGCGGGCAACCCCTCCAACCGCAAGGGCGTGACGGCCGTGCAGGTCCGCCTTCCGGCCCCGCTCCTCGAGCGTGGCGTGGCCATCGTCGACACCCCGGGCATCGGCTCCACGGTGGAGGCCAACACCCAGGCGGCCGAGGAGGCGACCGAAGACGCCGACGCCGCCGTCGCGGTGCTGGGCAGCGATCCCCCGCTCACCCGAGAGGAGGCGGAGTACCTGCGCCACGTCACCTCCCGTGCGGCGCACGTCCTCTACGTGCAGAACAAGGCGGACACGCTGGCGCCGGAGGAGCTGGAGCAGGTGCTGGCCTTCCACCGCCGCCTGCTCGCCGAGGCCGGGGGCGGGCCGGCCGGCGCGGGCGCGCCGCCCCGCATCCTTCCCGTCTCCGCGCGCCGCGGCCTGCTGGCCCGGCTGCGGGGCGACGCGGCCGAATGGGAAGCCTCGGGGATGGGGGAGCTGGAGAGGGAGCTGGAGCGCTTCCTGGCGGAGCAACGGGGAGCCGTCTTCGCCGCCTCGATCGGACGGCAGGCCGAACGGCACGTAAGCGCCGTCCGGCTGGCGCTGGAGGTGAGGCGTACCGCCTTCCGCACCCCGGTGGAAGAGCTGGCGCGGCGACGGAGCCGTCTCGAGGAGCGCCTCCAGGAAGTCGAGCGGCGCCGCGAGGACGACGCGCTCCTCTTTCGCCGCGACGTCGATCGGCTGGTGGCCCGCATGGAGGAGGAGCTCGGGCGCTGGCGCCAGCAGGCGGAGGCCGAGCTCCGGGGGGAGTTGGAGGCCTGGCTGGAGCGGGAGGCCGCCGGACGCCGGATGACGGCCCGCGAGGTAGAGGAGGAGGTGAGCCGGCGCCTGGGCGAGCGGCTCGAGCGCTGGCGGGCCGAGGCCGGCAAGGAGATGGGCGGCGAGTACGCCGCCCTCGCCGAGCGCTTCTCGGCCCGCTTCCAGGGGCTGCTGGACGAGCTCCTGGAGGCGTACGGCGAATATGCCGGTTACCGCCCCGAACCCATCCCGGCCGACCCGGAGGTGGTGGAGCGACCCGACTTCTACTTCCAGCTGAGCGAGATCGGCTCCTGGCTGCCCGAACTGAACGCGGCCGCGCTGGCGCGCTGGCTGCCGTCGGGCTGGGCGCTCCCGGCCCTCCGGAAGCGGGCGCGGGAACGACTGCACGAGCTTCTGGAGCTCAACTCCGGCCGCCTCCGCTCCGACCTCGCCTACCGCCTGCGCGAGTCGGCCCGGCGCCAGATCGTCCGCTGGGACGAGCGGCTGATCCGCCTCCGCGAGGAGTTCGAGGAGGCGCTTCGCTCGACGGAGCAGGCGCTGGGCGAGGCGGAAGGGCGTTCGCGCGAGGAGGAGGCGCGCCTGGAGGAGGCCGTCTCCGCCCTGGAGGCGCACCTGGGCCGCCTCCGGCAGCTGCTGGGCGGCGTCCGGGCCCAGCCTCGGGCAGAGCGGCAAGGCGGAGGCAACCCCGCGGAGGAGAGGTGAACGGCAATGCGTCAGGAGCGATCGGCGGGAGGAGTCGTCTTCCGGGGCGAAGGGAGCGAGGCGGAGATCCTGCTCGTCCTCGACCGCTTCGGCCGCTGGACCTTCCCCAAGGGACGCGTGGAGGGCGGCGAGTCGGACGAGGAGGCGGCGCTCCGCGAGATCGAGCAGGAGACCGGCGTGCAAGGGCAAGTGATCGGAAGCCTGCCCGCGGTACGCTACCGCTACTTGGTGGCCGACGACCCGGAACCGGAGATGGTGGAGAAGGAGGTGCACTACTTCCTGGTCCGCGCGGAGGCGGGCGAGCTGCGCCGCCTGCCCGGCGAGACGCGGGCCGTGCGCTGGCTGCGCCCCCGCGAGGCCGAGAGACTCCTCCTTTACGAACGGAACCGGCCCGTGCTGGAGGCGGCGCGCGCCATGCTGGAGGGGCGGGCGCGGGTCGAGCGGGGGGACGGCTCGCGCTGAGCGCGGGTCCGGCCAGTCCGGGCGGACCGCCGGAGGGTCGCCCGCCCCGGCTTCAGCCCCTCCCCGCTTCGCCCGGCGCCAGGGGCCCGGTGCCCTCCTCCTCTCCCTCGCCGCTGCCGGGCTCTTCGGGCAATCCCCAGAAGTAGAGGAGCGAGCGCAGCCAGGCGGACTGCTCGCGGCCGCGGGGCTCGTGGCGGAAGCGGTAGTCGAGGAGATGAAAGTAGCGCCGGTACTCCTCCAGGACGCCGGCGAGGCGTTCTTCCAGGTCCGCCTTGAGCCAGCGAGCCAGCGCCTCGTCGGCCTCCTCCGCCACCTGCGCGAGATGCCGCCGGCAGAGACCGGCCCCCTCCCGGTAGCCCCGGCGCCCCTCCTCCTCCCGGAGCCGATCCAAAAAGGCATGGATCTCGGCGGCCACGGCCACCTCTCCAGCCTCGCAGGCCGGGCAGGGCGGGGAGCCTTTCTCCCGCCGCGCGCGTCGCCCGCGCCACCGCTGCCACGGCTCCCGCCACCCGTTCCGGGCGTGCCGCGGGTCGCTCTGGCGGAGGCGGGCCAACTCCTCCCGGGTCAGGAACTCGAAGAGAGCGCTGAGCTCGGCACCGGCGCGGTCGCGGATCACGGCCGCGTGACGGGGGCAGTAGGCCGCCTCGCGCAGCCGGAACCAGGTGGACGGCTCGCGGCAGTTCTCGATCTCGAACCAGCGCAGATGGACCCTCTCCGCACGCCGCTGCACCTGGCAGAGGGGGCAGACGGAGGAAGCGTAGCTCCACGTGGCCATGCGGTAGACCTCCTCGTTGGAGGTGCGCACTGCCGCTCACGCCTGGCGGCGGACGCCCATCGCCTTCCGGAGCGCCCTCGCGGGTGCCACCGCCAGCGCCGCCTTGACCACGTCCAGCGGCAGCAGGCCGGCCAGTCCGAACAGGACGGCCTCCTTCCAGGAAGGCAGGAGCCAGGCGCGTACGGCGGCGACCTCGACCAGCCAGCCGGGCGCCACGGCCAGCAGGGCCAGGGCGACCGACCGGAGCGGGTGGACGGGAGCGCCCGGCTTGCCGCGACCGGCCAGGCGGGCCGCCACGGCCACCCCCGGAAGGTGGCCCCAGAGGTAGGCACCGGCGGGGCTGAAGAGCAGGGTAGGACCGCCCATGCCGCCCCCCAGGACGGGCAGGCCGGCGAGCCCCAGGGCCAGCTGGAGGGCGACGGCGGCCACCGCCTCGCCGGGCGGGAGGAGCAGCCCTGCCATCATGACGCCGAGGCTCTGCATCGTCGGCGGCACGGGCCCCAGCGGCAGAGGCAACGGGACGAAGGAGAGCGCGACCAGGACGGCGGTCATCAGGGCGACCCGCGTCAGGTGCGACGCCGGCCGGGCCGGGCCCGCCCGGCGGGAGGGCCCAGCCGCCAGCCTCGCGGCGCGGGACGAGAACGGAGGCAAGGGCCATCGCTCCCCGAAAGAAAGAGGCTCCTGCCAGCCAGCGGGCAGGAGCCATCAGCTCTCGCATTTCGGCCGAAGCCTGGGCGAGCTCCATCGCCGTCTTGGCGGGCGGCGCCGGACCGCCCGCCTCCCTCTTGCCGTGCAGTCTCGTATACCACGCGCGGGCCGGACCGTCAAGCGAGCGCAAGCCTTGCCGAAGCCGGCTGGCGCAGCGCGGCGGGGCGGGCCGGACCGGACCGGCGCCGCCGGCGCCGCCCTGTGCCATCATGATGTCGGCATGTTCCAGGGGAAGCCGGTCCGGCCGCCGGAGGGGGGAGAAGGAAGAAACCCCTCCCCGGGGGCTGGCCCTTGGATCAGGGCCTTCCATTTCATGATGTTGGCATGATCGAAACGCTAGCCGGTCCGGCCGCCGGGCAGGGGTAACAGGAACGGCGGCTGCGTTTTT harbors:
- a CDS encoding biotin transporter BioY → MTAVLVALSFVPLPLPLGPVPPTMQSLGVMMAGLLLPPGEAVAAVALQLALGLAGLPVLGGGMGGPTLLFSPAGAYLWGHLPGVAVAARLAGRGKPGAPVHPLRSVALALLAVAPGWLVEVAAVRAWLLPSWKEAVLFGLAGLLPLDVVKAALAVAPARALRKAMGVRRQA
- a CDS encoding dynamin family protein, translated to MAGWERESVADELEELAALARGSGVASSARALEELAARVREDRFRLLVVGQFKRGKSTLVNALLGEEVLPMGVLPLTSVATEIVAGPEREARIRYRDGRGERVGLERLGDFVSEAGNPSNRKGVTAVQVRLPAPLLERGVAIVDTPGIGSTVEANTQAAEEATEDADAAVAVLGSDPPLTREEAEYLRHVTSRAAHVLYVQNKADTLAPEELEQVLAFHRRLLAEAGGGPAGAGAPPRILPVSARRGLLARLRGDAAEWEASGMGELERELERFLAEQRGAVFAASIGRQAERHVSAVRLALEVRRTAFRTPVEELARRRSRLEERLQEVERRREDDALLFRRDVDRLVARMEEELGRWRQQAEAELRGELEAWLEREAAGRRMTAREVEEEVSRRLGERLERWRAEAGKEMGGEYAALAERFSARFQGLLDELLEAYGEYAGYRPEPIPADPEVVERPDFYFQLSEIGSWLPELNAAALARWLPSGWALPALRKRARERLHELLELNSGRLRSDLAYRLRESARRQIVRWDERLIRLREEFEEALRSTEQALGEAEGRSREEEARLEEAVSALEAHLGRLRQLLGGVRAQPRAERQGGGNPAEER
- a CDS encoding NUDIX domain-containing protein, yielding MRQERSAGGVVFRGEGSEAEILLVLDRFGRWTFPKGRVEGGESDEEAALREIEQETGVQGQVIGSLPAVRYRYLVADDPEPEMVEKEVHYFLVRAEAGELRRLPGETRAVRWLRPREAERLLLYERNRPVLEAARAMLEGRARVERGDGSR
- a CDS encoding DUF6062 family protein: MATWSYASSVCPLCQVQRRAERVHLRWFEIENCREPSTWFRLREAAYCPRHAAVIRDRAGAELSALFEFLTREELARLRQSDPRHARNGWREPWQRWRGRRARREKGSPPCPACEAGEVAVAAEIHAFLDRLREEEGRRGYREGAGLCRRHLAQVAEEADEALARWLKADLEERLAGVLEEYRRYFHLLDYRFRHEPRGREQSAWLRSLLYFWGLPEEPGSGEGEEEGTGPLAPGEAGRG